In a genomic window of Thunnus thynnus chromosome 16, fThuThy2.1, whole genome shotgun sequence:
- the LOC137199591 gene encoding gamma-aminobutyric acid receptor subunit beta-1-like: MWTTLDRGCWGVCCLSLLVTVVCGAQSANEPSNMSYVKATVDKLLKGYDIRLRPDFGGAPVDVGMSIDIASIDMVSEVNMVSSTFSLVRCSLRHRLLPRDSRASFLPFQRAPQQRDGEARDLCQSSSLRTWCSAAPEGN, encoded by the exons ATGTGGACTACTCTGGACCGCGGGTGCTGGGGGGTCTGCTGCTTGTCCCTGCTGGTGACTGTAGTCTGCGGGGCGCAAAG CGCCAACGAGCCTAGCAACATGTCATATGTGAAAGCCACCGTGGATAAGCTGCTGAAGGGCTATGACATCCGTCTGCGGCCTGATTTTGGAG GCGCCCCTGTGGATGTTGGCATGAGCATAGACATCGCCAGTATTGACATGGTGTCTGAAGTCAACATGGTAAGTTCCACATTCTCCCTGGTGCGATGCAGTTTGAGACACAGACTGCTTCCACGTGACAGTCGGGCGAGTTTTTTGCCTTTTCAGCGCGCTCCCCAACAAAGAGATGGAGAGGCTAGAGATCTGTGTCAGTCCAGTTCGCTTCGTACTTGGTGCAGCGCCGCTCCTGAAGGAAACTAA